The genomic region AGTAGTGAGTGGGACCGGGCCGGGCCTGGGCGGAGGAGGGTCTGCACGGCGCCCCGTTAGCCATGACGGGGCGAGTTTCCCTACAGGGAGGCGGGCGTCTGCGGGGACTTTCTGTTGTCTCTCTGCCCCTTTTCTGTGTCTCTAAAACTATTCCAAAGTGACAGGTTTGGTTGTGAaaagccacccctccagcccacAGCCTCTCTTCGGAACCCCGGTGCCGTCCCCATCCCCGGACAGCCGTCCCTCAGAGCTGGGGCGGGCTTCTGTCCCAGGCGTTCCCTGCGGCCTCATTTCACCCCTGTCCGTTCTCGTCCCAAGTACTTGGGCTGCTTGGGCCCCTCCTAGCACTCAGGAGACCTGGGATGGCCGGGAGGCCCCGCGTGGGCTGACCTGAGCGGCCCTGCCTGCTGTGTTGCAGCTACCTGACTGACGTGGACCGCATCGCCACCTCGGGCTACCTGCCCACCCAGCAGGACGTGCTGCGAGTGCGCGTGCCCACCACTGGCATCATCGAGTACCCCTTCGACCTGGAGAACATCATCTTCAGGTACCTgtgcccccggccccggccccaggCCCCGGTGTGGGGCAGCGAGAGAGGGTCCTTGTCCGTGGCTGTCACCAGGTTTCCGAGTGAGCCAGGCCCCGGTGGCGCTGGCGGGGCTGAATGGAGGCGGCCCGGGGGCGATGGCCTCCTGGTGCGGGCTCCACGTGGGCCCCACATGGGTGGAGGGTGCCGGCACGTGCGGGCGGGTGGGCCGGAGTCCAGGCCAGAGCAGGGGTGCTCCGGGCGGGCGGTGGAGGAGCCTGAGGGCCCCAGGGGAAGGTGGCTCCAGGCCCCTCTGCGGCCCAGTTCCGAAGGCCATGCGGGCAAAGTGGACTCGGGGCCATCCCCGAGGATGGGCCCCGCCACCCCACAAGGTCACAGCTTGTCCAGAGCTGCCAGGCAGCAAGGCCAAGTGTGTCTCCCGGGGCAGccgtaacaaatgaccacagatgGGCAGCCTTAAATCACAGAAATGTATCCTCTCCTAGCTCCGAGGTCAAGGTATcggcagggctgggtcctcctGAGGGCGTGAGGGGAGGCTGTCCCGTCCCTGCCAGCTCTGGTGGTGCTGGCAGCCCGCGGCGTCCCTTGGCTTGTAAAAGCCTCGCTCCATCTCTGCGTCCGTCATCACACGGTCCCTCCCTGGGTCTGTGCCCATGTTTCTTTCTTACGGTGACACCACTGATCACTGGATTCAGGGCTCCTGCTCCGGAGTGACCCTGTCTTAACTAGTGCCATCTGCAGTGACCCCCCCTTCCAGATCACGCTGTGTCCCCAGGTTCCAGGGGGACTGACTTTGGGGGACACGGTTCGCCCAGGGCTCTGAGGCCCAGGCTCCCGGGTGGGGTTCCTGCTCTGGCTGcgagcctccctccccaccactgcaTGGGGTCCCTTCTGCTGGGCGAGCCCACCCCAGGCGCCCCAGAGACAGCGCTGCTGGCAGAGGTCCTGCCCTGTTGCCTTGAAGTGCCAGCCCCGGGGGCGTTCAGGGAGTTTGTTGGGTTTGCCTTGAGGTGCCCTCTGGCCCAAGACCCAAGACCCACCTCTGCCGCCGGGTACCCGCACTTCTCAGGCAGACGCTTCTGGGAGAGGGGGAGAGTCTGGGTGCCCCTAGCTGGCCCCCACCCTTTCTCACCTGTCAGAACCCCCGGGGTGCCCTTGGACCCTCAGGAGTTGTAGGCATCACACTGCACATGCCTGAGGGTACATTTTCTGGTGAGAGTTCAGCAttttggtttccttcttttttggtcAGATTCTCGATGGGGTCCGGGACCTCAGAGGCCTGCGGGGCACAGGCCGGGGCTATCACTGGCCTTCCTCCCGACCCCACGTCCCGGGGTCCCCTCACATGGCCTCACTTGGCCTCCGCAGCTGCTGTGCCCTCTGTCCAGAatgcctctccccctcccttcccgcccctccccccaagccTGTGTGTGCGCTCTGCTGCTGTCCGAACTGCAGAGTGGCCCTGCACCTCTGCCACCACTGTCCCTCGGCCAGCCCACCCCTCGCCCACCTCCCCCCTAGTCTGTTCGAGGGCTTACAGAGGGCAGGCCGGCGGCCCGGGCATGGAGCTTGTGCCCCCATCTTGATCGGAGCTCACACAGCATCCGGTGACAGTGCAGTTGGTCTGATGTGTGAGGCCTGAGCCTGGTCCCACACGGGACCTCCTGCGGAGACCTGACCACCCCCCCCGGGGGGGCCCAGGTTCCCGCCCGGCTGTACTAGGGAGACTCAGCTCCAGAAAGGCTGTGACCCCTGACGCCATTGGCCCGATGGCGCTCCCCAGACTGGCAGCGGCGACCCGCGTGGGCCTGGTGTCCACTCACCCCCCTCCCGTCCCCTCGGTCACCCTGGCACATCCGCCATCCGCCTGTGCTTGCTAGAACCTCCTCTGCGAAACCCCCGCCAGGCGGATTGACCTCTGCTGCCCGACTGTCCAGCAGCTGTGGATGGGCCTGGCCCGGGGACCCTTACCTTCTCAGGCTGCTGTTCTTTCTCGCCATCGTCTTCACAAGTAGAGGGCTTCCTCGTCatagaaaatttaagaaactcACAAGTAGAAAGCGGGGACCTGTCACCAGTCATGATGCTCAGGGCGCCGTCCCTAGCgtgtccccgccccccgccctgccTGGTGTCAGTATCTGTGTGCCGACATTTCCCGCTGGACAAGCAGCCTGCTCTTGCCATGGCTGGGGTGGGTTCCAGCGTTTCACAGGTGATGCCGTGTGGTGTCCAACAAGAGGAGACAGGTTTCCAGACGTGGGACATCCGAGGTCGCCCGGCTCAGCCCCACCAGGGTCTGTGCCTCACACGCGCCCCCTGTAGGCCAGGGCCTCTCCCTCGGCAAGCAGGCACCTGGCTGTCTCGGGGGTCCCCCCTCCCCTGCTTGTGCTGTGTTCTCCTGGCTTAATGGTATTGCGGCTTTGCTGGCTCTGACAGGTGACGGGGGCCCTCGTGGCTCTGTCATCGGGGGTTTTCTCGTGGCTCTGATGCCATCGGGGTGCGCTTTTGGGTCTGATGTCATTAGGGTGCCCTCGTGACTCTGATGTCATTGGGGGACCCTCGTGGCTCTAATGCCATTGGGGGACCCTCGTGGCTCTGATGCCTCAGGGGTTGCTTGTGGCTCTGGCAGAGGCGGCTGTGCTGGGGGTGGGCAGTGTCATCTGCAGCCCCACGCTGAGCCCGTGCACCCCGCCCTGCAGGATGGTGGACGTGGGGGGCCAGAGGTCCGAGCGAAGGAAGTGGATCCACTGCTTTGAGAACGTGACGTCCATCATGTTCCTCGTGGCCCTCAGCGAGTACGACCAAGTGCTGGTGGAGTCGGACAATGAGGTGAGGCCTTCgctgggcccagggaggggggTGCCCACAGGCGCTTTTGGGGGACCTGCCGCCAACCTGCTGCCTGCCCCGCAGAACCGCATGGAGGAGAGCAAAGCGCTGTTCCGGACCATCGTCACCTACCCCTGGTTCCAGAACTCGTCGGTCATCCTCTTCCTCAACAAGAAGGACCTGCTGGAGGACAAGATCCTCCACTCCCACCTGGTGGACTACTTCCCCGAGTTCGATGGTGAGCCTGCCCTACCGGCCTGTCCCGGGCGCCGCCAGCgcctccctcaccctctctgggcctcggtggCCTCGTTGGCGACTCTGGGAGTGACACAAGGACGGTGTTTCCCAGGCCGCACGGAGGCCGCGGTGCAGTTAGTGTGGCCGGAGCTTGGCGGGCACCTCACAGGGCCCAGGATGGTGGGGAGAGCTTTGTGTTCCCCAGGGGAGCGTCGTCTGTGGGAGGGGGCACCCTGCAGTCACCGCCCAGCAGCCTGTCCCCACCCGCCCCGTGCCCGACGGGGAGGAGCGAGGCGCGGGGGATACGGGGCGAGCCGGACCCCTCCTGCCCTCCGGCTCAGCCCCAGTTCCTcctgctgtccccaccccccacGCGGAGACACCCCGGGGGCGCTCCTTGGGGGCAGTCGGGGCTCTGCCACTCCCTCCCCGGCGTCTCCCGGAGGTGCTGCCCGAGGAGCCGGGAGGCCCGGGGTTGGGGGGCGGCATGGGCGGCGGGCCAGAGCAGGAGGCTGGCTGCCGGGGGCAGCAGGGCTGTGGACACATGCCTGAGTGGTGGGGGTGGACGGAGGGGAGGCGGcagccagggaggtgggaggtgggtctGCCTGGCAGGTGGGCCTGAGTGAGGGGCTGCTGGGCGAGGGGGCTGCGCGGCTCCCTCCGCTCATCCTGCCCTTCCCCCCGCCTCCGCCAGGCCCGCAGCGGGATGCGCAGGCCGCCCGGGAGTTCATCCTGAAGATGTTCGTGGACCTGAACCCCGACAGCGACAAGATCATCTATTCCCACTTCACGTGCGCCACCGACACGGAGAATATCCGCTTCGTCTTCGCCGCTGTCAAGGACACCATCCTGCAGCTCAACCTGAAGGAGTACAACCTGGTGTGACCGCGCGGACTCCCGCCAGCCGCCTGCTGGTCGCCAGTCTGCCCCAGGAGTCGGgggtttttcatatttttaaacaaatggttttTATTTCACAGTTATCAGGGGATGTACATCTTTCTTCCTACACACCTCGTGCACCTTCTCATCTTTGTCAGTGGCAGAGGCCGCCTTTTTCTGGCCTTGACTCGTGGCttgcttttttctaaaaaaaaaaaaaaaaaaaacaaacaaaaaaggaaaaagaaaaaaaaagagaacccacAGAAGATGGGCAGAGAGGAGACCTGGCCCCCAGCGGCATGGGACACGGCCTCCGGGGACGGCTGTCGGCCTGCTTTCTTCTGACCTCGGAAGGCGTGGAGACGCAGAGGCTgggatttctctttcttccttgtttaAGTTATTGATGCCCTCACCACTGTTGCCGGGTTTCTGCCCCGGACTCCAAGACGTGGGGGTGGGTGgcgccccccgccgcccgcccTGGGAAGTGcctaaccattttttctttttttttgaggaaacaaaACGCAGCCCCTGGGGCCCTGTCTCACAGCCCTGCCTGCCACGGGGGGCCAGGGCGTCGGGGTTCTCTGGGTCTCCCACTGGGAGTGCTCCTGGGCTCTGGGCCCGGTCCCCAACCCCGAGGAGGCCCACTTGGACTGGGAGCCACTGtttgttttgttccattttgtACCCAATTTGGAAAcagtggggtggggtagggacttctttcagaattttctcaGGTCTGTCCccgagaggcagagagggagggagggtcgcCCCGGCGGGGCCGTGGGTGGCTGGGAGGTGCCCACCACCCTGCACTCTGCCCAGAGCCGAGCTGTCGGGGCTCGTGGCAGCTGGAGGTGGGCCCTCAGCCTGGCCACGGCCACGGCCATGCACTGACGGGGCCTCCCCGAGGGCCTGAGGGCCGGTTTCTGGGGGGAGGGAGTGGCAGTCTCACGTGACGTGGGCCGAGCACTGCGGTGGTTGGTTTCTTGCACCAACGTGACGGGAGTGGCCCACCGGTGGCGCCCCGCACCTGGGCCGTGC from Physeter macrocephalus isolate SW-GA unplaced genomic scaffold, ASM283717v5 random_362, whole genome shotgun sequence harbors:
- the GNA11 gene encoding guanine nucleotide-binding protein subunit alpha-11 — its product is MTLESMMACCLSDEVKESKRINAEIEKQLRRDKRDARRELKLLLLGTGESGKSTFIKQMRIIHGAGYSEEDKRGFTKLVYQNIFTAMQAMIRAMETLKILYKYEQNKANALLIREVDVEKVTTFEHRYVSAIKTLWNDPGIQECYDRRREYQLSDSAKYYLTDVDRIATSGYLPTQQDVLRVRVPTTGIIEYPFDLENIIFRMVDVGGQRSERRKWIHCFENVTSIMFLVALSEYDQVLVESDNENRMEESKALFRTIVTYPWFQNSSVILFLNKKDLLEDKILHSHLVDYFPEFDGPQRDAQAAREFILKMFVDLNPDSDKIIYSHFTCATDTENIRFVFAAVKDTILQLNLKEYNLV